From a single Shewanella donghaensis genomic region:
- the apt gene encoding adenine phosphoribosyltransferase — MTMNPERLALIKNSIKAIPDYPIPGIMFRDVTSLLEDSEAYKATIALFVEQYKDLGFTKVVGTEARGFLFGAPLALELGIGFVPVRKPGKLPRKTISQTYDLEYGKDTLEIHVDAITPEDKVLVVDDLLATGGTIEATVKLIRELGGDVKHAAFVISLPDIGGEKRLEGLGLDILTLCEFEGE, encoded by the coding sequence ATGACTATGAATCCAGAACGTTTAGCGCTTATCAAAAACAGCATTAAAGCTATTCCTGATTACCCAATTCCAGGCATTATGTTTCGTGATGTCACCAGCCTTTTAGAAGACTCAGAAGCCTATAAAGCGACTATCGCTTTATTTGTTGAGCAATATAAAGATCTTGGGTTCACTAAAGTTGTGGGTACTGAAGCTCGCGGTTTCTTATTTGGTGCACCTTTAGCATTAGAACTTGGCATTGGTTTTGTTCCTGTTCGTAAGCCTGGTAAGTTACCAAGAAAGACTATCTCGCAAACTTATGATCTTGAATATGGTAAAGATACGCTAGAAATCCATGTTGATGCGATTACACCTGAAGACAAAGTACTTGTTGTTGATGATTTACTGGCAACTGGCGGTACTATCGAAGCGACAGTTAAACTTATTCGTGAATTAGGCGGTGATGTTAAGCATGCTGCGTTTGTTATTTCACTGCCAGATATTGGCGGCGAGAAGCGCCTTGAAGGTTTAGGTTTAGACATTTTAACCCTATGTGAATTTGAAGGCGAATAG